AAATTAAATAATAAAACACGCTTAATCTGCCGTGTTAGCCTCCTATTTTAAAATGATTCATATTGGCCTCCCTTTTTGGGGGGCTTTTTTATGCCCAGTAATTATTCCATTAAAGGAAGAAGACCATGCAAAACTCGCTTTTCAACAAGCACGTCATCTCTATTCCTGAACTCAGCAGAGATGAACTAGAACTGATCGTTCAAACAGCCGGTAGACTTAAAGCTGACCCTATGCCTTCTCTGCTAAAGAATAAGGTTGTAGCAAGTTGCTTCTTCGAGCCATCAACTCGTACACGTCTCTCTTTTGAAACTGCAATTCAAAGACTTGGCGGAAGTGTTATTGGTTTTGATAATGGTGGGAACACCTCACTAGCTAAAAAAGGCGAAACCCTAGCTGATTCAGTTCAGGTTATCTCAACTTATGTTGATGCATACGTAATGCGCCACCCGCAAGAAGGTGCTGCGCGTTTAGCTTCTGAGTTCTCTAAAGGCGTGCCCGTTATTAACGCAGGAGATGGTTCAAACCAACACCCAACTCAGACTCTACTCGACCTGTTCTCTATTTATGAGACTCAAGGCACGCTAGATAATCTAAACGTTGCCTTTGTTGGTGACCTTAAATACGGTCGTACGGTCCATTCATTAACTCAAGCCTTGGCTAAATTTAGCAACATTCGCTTCTTCTTTATTGCACCTGAAGCCCTTGCTATGCCTGAATATATCAGCGAAGAGTTAGATGAAGCTGGTATTGAATACAGCCTACATACCGATATGGAAAGCGTGATTCCTGATCTAGATATTCTATATATGACACGCGTACAAAAAGAGCGCTTTGATGAGTCTGAGTATGCTCATATTAAATCCGCTTACATCCTAACCGCAGCAATGTTAAAAGAAGCCAAATCAAACCTTAAGGTTCTGCACCCGCTTCCTCGCGTAGATGAAATCACTACTGATGTAGATAAGACACCTCACGCCTACTACTTCACTCAAGCAGAAAACGGCGTATATGCACGTGAAGCGTTGCTCGCTCTAGTCCTTAATGAAGCCCTATAATAGAAGAGATGACCACAATGACTAACCAGACTCAACTACAAGTAGAAGCAATCAAAGACGGCACGGTTATCGACCACATCCCAGCTCATGTAGGTATTAAGGTGTTAAAGCTGTTCTCAATGGATAAGTCGAACCAGCGTGTAACAATTGGTCTTAACCTACCATCATCTGCACTAGGTGCGAAAGACCTGCTTAAGATTGAAAACGTATTTGTAACTAAAGAGCAAGCCAACAAACTGGCACTGTATGCGCCAAATGCCACCGTAAACCAGATTGAAAACTATAACGTAGTTAAGAAGCTTGAGCTTGAGCTTCCGCAAAAGGTATCTGGTGTATTTGAGTGTCCAAACTCAAACTGCATTACACATGGTGAACCTGTAGAGAGCCACTTTAACGTTATTCAAAAGAAAGATTCAATTCGACTAAAATGCAAATACTGTGAAAAAGTCTATTCACGAGAAGTCGTAACTGAGTTATAAGAATAACCCTGCATAAAAATAGTTAATGGAAAAATAATGACTAAAGTACTACATACAGAACAGGCTCCCGCCGCAATTGGCCCTTATGTTCAAGGCGTTGACCTAGGCAACATGGTGATGACCTCTGGTCAAATCCCTGTAGACCCAGTTACAGGTGAAGTATCTGACAACATTGCACAGCAAGCACGCCAATCACTGGATAACGTCAAGGCCGTTGTAGAAGCCTCTGGTCTATCTGTTACTGACATTGTTAAGATGACAGTATTTGTAAAAGACCTAAATGACTTTGCAGCTGTGAACGAGGTATATGGTAAATTCTTCGATGAGCATAAGGTGGCAAACTACCCTGCTCGCTCTTGTGTTGAAGTGGCTCGTCTACCAAAAGACGTTGGCATTGAAATCGAAGCAATTGCTATTCGTAGCTAAATAAACGCCATTAAAAAAGGGAGCATTGATTGCTCCCTTTTTGTTATCTATTTTTAACCCCAGCCTGAGCATTTCTAGCATCGACTTCGGCATCTAAACTTTCCAGCTTTTCCTTCATGCTATTTCGACATTTCTCAGCCAAATTACGCACCTCAGATTTTTTGTATTCGGTGCTATCTACCGGCGGCAACATCTCAATAATCACATGCCCATTGTTCCAGCGGTTCAGCTTAATCTTATCTTGAGTAGTGCTACACACGATAGGGATTATTGGGGTTTGAGCACCAATAGCTGCGTGAAAAGCACCCGTTTTAAACGGCATCAAGCCACGACCACGTGAGCGCGTCCCCTCAGGGAACATCCACACAGAAAGGCGAGTCTGCTTCATTTTATCTACTACTTGATCGATGGTGCCTTTCGCCTTGGAACGGTTTGCACGATCAATCAAGATATTTCCGGTTAACCAATACAGCTGACCAAATAAAGGCAGCCATAGCAGGCTTTTCTTACCCACGGTCACGACATTTGGTGTAACCGCAGAAGAAACCGTAAACAGGTCCCATGAGTTCTGGTGGTTTGCAATATAGGTAGCTTGCTCTCTTTTATAGGCATCTTCAGGAAGGCGTAGCTCCAGTTTAATACCGAAGACTCGGTGCATAGCACCAAACATACGACCAAAGGTAAATACATGCTTTGGATTTCGTGGGCTAAATAGGCAATAGCCACACCCAAACACAAACATAAATATGGCAAAAATAGCGACTAAAACTATGCGCACTAAAGCTATCATTAACTCTTTCCCTGTAAACTCATTTTCACAGTCTTTCAGCACTAAGGGTGCTCAATAGATCTTATTAGGGTTTACGAACTATAAAACGGATGTGGCTTCACGCAATACTTTGCGTAAGCAATATTGACCCAGTGTACCAAATAAAAAAAGCCGAAACCTTATGGTTTCGGCTTTTTATGAAGTGCTTAACCTCTAAATCTTTCGATTGAAGCCCCGAGTAGGCTTAGTTTGTCTTCAATACGGTCGTAGCCACGGTCAATATGATAAATTCTATCAACTATGGTCTCACCTTTAGCAATACAACCAGCAATAACCAAGCTTGCAGAAGCACGTAGGTCAGTCGCCATAACCTGAGTACCACTCAAGCCCTCGCTATCACCACAGATAACAGTATGGCCTTCGATCTCAGCCTTTGCGCCCATACGTTGCAACTCAGGCACATGCATGAAGCGGTTTTCAAAGATGGTTTCAGTAATAACACCGCCACCTTTGGCCATCATATTCAACAGCGTAAATTGAGCCTGCATATCCGTTGGGAAGCCAGGGTGAGGCGCAGTTCTTATGGTTACAGCCTTAAGGTCACGCCCAGTCATATCAAGGCTGATCCAGTCATCACCCGTTTCAACTTTAGCTCCAGCTTCATCAAGCTTAGCTAAAACCGCTTCTAGTAGGCTGGCGCGAGTATTGCGACAAACCACCTTCCCGCCCGATACTGCAGCTGCAACCAAGAAGGTGCCTGTTTCAATGCGGTCAGGAACAACGGTATGCTCACCACCACCGAGGCTTTCAACGCCCTCGATAGTTATAGTATCAGTACCAGCGCCAGAGATTTTCGCACCAAGAGCAATCAAGAATTCCGCGGTATCAACAATCTCAGGTTCACGTGCTGCGTTATCTAGTGTCGTAGTACCTTCAGCCAAAGTTGCCGCACTCATAATAGTAATGGTGGCGCCAACACTGACTTTATCCATGATGATATGCGCACCTTTAAGGCGACCATTCACAGACGCTTTTACATAGCCATCTTCTAGAACTATGGTCGCTCCCAGGCTTTCCAGTCCTTGAATATGCAGATCTACTGGGCGTGCACCAATAGCACAGCCGCCAGGTAGACTTACTTGACCATAGCCAAAGCGAGCAACTAATGGCCCAAGAGCCCAAATAGATGCTCGCATAGTCTTAACTAAATCATACGGTGCACAATATTCATTGATGGTTGAGGCATCAACAAGAATATTAGTGGTATCTCCTTCACGCTCCGCCGAAGCGCCTAGCTGCTGAAGAAGCGCTAACGTAGTATCTATATCTCGCAACTTTGGAACATTGCGTATTACTGCCGGCTTCTCAGCCAAGATGGCAGAGAATAAGATCGGCAATGCCGCATTCTTTGCACCAGAAATAGAAACTTCACCACTGAGTGGCTGGGACGATCCCGTAACTCGAAACTTTTCCATCTAATCGCCCTTATAAAGACATCAATTTTTTATCGCGTTGCCACTCTTCTGGCGTAAACGCTTTTATAGAAAGTGCATGGATATCATTGCGTTGAATATACTCCGTCAGAGGAGCGTAAATCAGTTGTTGTTTTTTTACTCGGCTCATACCGTCGAAGCTTGCATCTACAGCAACCACTTCATAGTGGCTACCTTCACCTTTCACGTGAATCTCTTCAAGCTGTAATGCATCATCGAGCAACTGTTTAACTTGTGAACTGTCCACTTTAACCCTCAATATTTTGGTCTAAATGATCTGATATTAATAACAGAGCATTGCTCACTTCAAATAGAGTAAGCAGTTTATCTGGCACAGAGCGTAGCATTATATGGCAGTGATTTTTTTTTGCATGCTGAATTAAGTGCAATAATAGCGCCATAGCGGAAGAATCACTGCTTTTTATGCCATTTAGGTCAATAGATAGCGATGAAACTTCCCATGACCACTGCTGAGCCTGTTGCCAGAGTTTAGGTACCGAGCTGCGGTCTACAACACCAATTAGCTGTATTTCGGTGTTACAGGTTTTAGACCACTGCCCCATGTTATTTTCCTTTTTCATAACGAATTGGCGTCTGTGCTAGTCGAGTAAGCTCTTTGGTTACAGCTGGTAAGCCATTACTGCGGATTTTACCGCCCCACTCAGACTGTTTGCTAGATAGAAGGCTAATGCCTTCTGCGACAATATCAAACGCCTGCCATTCACCACTGCGCTTATCTTTGCGCCATTTAAATTCAATTTTTATTGGTGGACGTGAAACCTGTAATATCTCTACTGGGATGGCAACAATGCGTTGCCCCTCTTTGAGCGGCTTATGCGGCGCATATTTAATTTGTTGGTCTTTATACTGTGTCAGTACCTGCGCATACGAGGTGACAAGATAGGCACGAAACGCAACCAAAAACTCGGACACATCCTCGCGTTTGGCATGTTTGAGATGGTTGCCTAGTACCTTTAAGCCTGCATAGCGGTAATTGACGTAAGGCATAAACTCATCTTCAACAACCTGCTTTAACGATTCAGGCTGTTGACGAAGCTCGTTTTGTTGCTCTTTTAGGCGAGTAAAGGTGCTGTTTCCCACCTGCTCCATCATTGTATACGGGTTAGTTTTATCTATATTGGCTGAGGCTGACAATGACACTAACATCAACCCCATAACCGCACAAAAACTCGTTATCCACTTCATCATTTACCTCCTGAGTCCCCGCCTACGTTATACAGAAACTGACCAATTAAGTTTTCTAGCACTAATGCTGACTTAGTATCTTCAATAACGTCGCCATCATGAAGCGTATCAACGTCTTCATCTACAAAGCCTGGAACCAAGCTAATATACTGCTCTCCAATTAATCCTGAGGTTAAAATCTGGGCGCTAGAAGTATCAGGGAAATACCCATACTTGGTTGATATTGATAGGGTCACAACTGGGGTATAGGTTTCAGTATCTAGATTAATATCGCTCACTCGCCCAATCACTACGCCACCAATTTTTACCGGTGAGCGTACTTTTAGGCTACCAATATTGTCAAAATACGCCTTAAGTTGATAACTGCTCTGATCGCCAATACCTTTTATATCCGCTACCTTAAATATAACCACTAACAGAGCGGCAATACCTATCAACATAAAAGTGCCGACCCATAATTCTATTTTCTTTGTTTGATTCATACCTTAATTCCCAAACATCAGCGCAGTAAGCACAAAATCTAACCCTAATACTGCTAGCGAAGAATGCACCACAGTGCGCGTTGTTGCTTGACTAATTCCCTCAGAGGTTGGTTTCGCATCATAGCCATTAAACAGTGCTATCCAAGTTACGGTAATGGCGAATACAAATGCCTTGATAAGGCAATTACCTATGTCACGCCCAAACTCGACAGATGATTGCATCGTAGACCAAAAACTGCCGCTGTCGATACCTTTCCAGTCAACACTAACCAGCTGTCCACCCCAGATACCCACAGCCACAAAAATCATAGTTAACAGTGGCATGCTGATAACGCCAGCCCAAAATCTAGGGCTAATCACTCGTTTTAGCGGGTCAATCGCCATCATTTCTAAGCTCGATAACTGCTCTGTGGCTTTCATTAGACCAATTTCAGCGGTCAATGCTGAGCCTGCTCGCCCGGCGAACAACAGCGCAGTGACTACTGGGCCTAATTCACGTAATAGCGATAACGCTACCATCTGCCCAAGGCTGCCTTCTGCGCCATAATCCACCAGCACAACATACCCCTGCAAACTAAGGACCATGCCAATAAATAGCCCAGAAACCACTATGATAACCAAGGATTGTGCGCCGACAGCATGCAACTGTTTAAGCAATAATGGAAAGTTCGCTATTGGCTTCGGCTTAGAGCATAAAGCACCAACTAGCATCAATAACGAGCGCCCTAGTCCTGTAACTGCTTGAATTCCACTTTGCCCTAGCTGCGCGATTTTATTAACTATCATGGCGCAACTCCTGCTCTAAGGGCAACGAGGGGTAGGCAAATGGTACAACCCCATCCGCTTCACCACTAATAAACTGGGTCACTCTAGAGTCTTCCATATCACGTAGCTGCTGCGGCGTGCCGTGTGCCACTACTTTGCCATCCGCTAATAGGTACACATAATCAGCGATACTCATCACCTCAGGTACATCGTGAGAAACCACTATCGAGGTAATACCCATAGCTTGGTTGAGTTTTTTAATCAGCTCAACCAATACCCCCATGGTAATTGGGTCTTGGCCAACAAAGGGTTCATCATACATGACGACTTCTGGATCTAAGGCTATTGCTCTAGCCAATGCGACCCTGCGAGTCATCCCCCCTGAAAGCTCACTTGGCATTAGATCGGATGCCCCTCTTAATCCAACCGCCTCTAGTTTTAATAAAACAATCGTGCGGATAAATGACTCAGATAAAGAGGTATGCTCACGAAGAGGAAATGCCACATTGTCGAACACGCTCAAATCAGTAAACAGTGCGCCAGATTGAAATAACATACTCATCCGTTTACGCACCTGGTATAGCTTAGAACGACTTAATGTATTTATCTGGTTGTCTTCAAACCACACCTCGCCATTATCTGGTAAAACCTGCCCCCCAATAATCTTTAGCAAGGTAGTTTTACCGATTCCTGACGGTCCCATGATCGCTGTGATTTTACCTGGTTTAATGTCTAAACTTACCTCATCAAAGATCTTCCGCGCTCCACGAGAGAAGCTTACGTGGTTAATTTGAATACTTCCTTTAGCTGCCGACATCGACACTCCTCGTCAGTTAGGGTAGAATTATTGTGTTTAAATTCACAGAAAATCAACCAGTTGCCTAGTATCATTATTACCCATACAGATATTCTTTGTATCACATCTATGTAAATAATTTGTGTTGATCCTTTCCTTTTCAACGGGTAACCGTCAAAATCGTCATTAATTTTTATTCAACATAAAGAGTTTGTAATGTTCGAAGCGGTAAGCTTTCTTATCATAGGTCTGCTTCTTCTAGTATGGAGCGCCGATAGATTAGTATATGGGTCAGCGGCCTTAGCTAGAAATTTTGGCATCTCCCCGCTAGTTATTGGTATGACTATCCTTGCTATGGGTTCATCAGCACCAGAAATGATGGTGTCTGCCACTGCCGCCCTTGATGGCAAAACAGATACCGCTATTGGTAATGTATTGGGCTCAAACATTGCCAACATTGCACTAATCCTTGGTATTACAGCTCTAGTTAAGCCACTTTCTGTCAGCTCAGGCATTCTAAAGCGTGAATTGCCACTTATGATCCTTGTCACTTTAGTGGCAGGTGCAATCATGTGGAACGACTACTTAGGTCGCGGAGAAGGGCTACTGCTAATTGGTTTATTCTGCTGCTTTATCCTAGCGATGCTGCACATTTCAAGAAAAGAAAAACTAAATGGTGATGTGTTAATCACAGAACAAGAGTCTGAAGTACCAGAGGGCGTCGACAATAAAAAAGCCATTTTCTGGGTGGTCGTTGGCCTTATTTTGCTACCTATCTCAGCCGATCTATTGGTACAGAATTCAGTCTACATTGCTAAATACTTTGGTATGAGTGATTTAGTTATTGGCCTTACTATCATCGCTATTGGTACTAGCCTTCCTGAATTAGCTGCTTCCTTGGCAGGTGTAATGAAGGGTGAGGATGACATGGCGGTGGGTAACATCATTGGCTCAAATGTATTCAACATCTTAGCGGTAATGGGCATCCCTGGAATTATCAACCCTTCAATTCTCAATGAGAATGCAATGAGTCGCGACTACTGGGTAATGCTTGGGGTCTCTGTGTTGTTGGTGGTTATGGCGATGGGGAAATCAAAGAAAATCACCCGTATTGAAGGTGGTGTTCTATTTACGTTATTTATCGCCTACCAAGTATATCTATTCGTAAACCTAACTAGTTAAAGGTAATAACCTGTGTCTGGATTCAATTTTAAGCAAGCTGCATGTGAGGTTCTCGATATTGAGGTCAAAGGGTTACAACAACTCTCACAGTACTTCAATGCCGAATTTGAACAAGCCTGCACCACTATCCTCAATAATAAAGAGGGGAAAGTGGTTGTTATGGGGATGGGTAAATCAGGCCATATTGGGAAAAAAATTGCGGCAACATTAGCTAGCACAGGTACCTCTGCATTTTTTGTTCATCCAGGCGAGGCCTCTCACGGAGACCTAGGTATGATAGAGGCTAATGATATCGTTCTGGCCATATCAAACTCAGGAGAATCAGGAGAAATACTGTCTCTGTTTCCGGTATTAAAGCGGCTCAGCATTCGCATTATTTCCATGACAGGTAAACCTAAATCAAGCATGGCTAAGCTTGCCGATATCCATTTGTGTATCTCGGTACCTCAAGAGGCGTGTCCAATTGAGCTGGCACCAACGGCAAGCACAACTGCAACCTTGGTTATGGGGGATGCATTGGCGATGGCGCTTATGCAAGCTCGCGGCTTTACCGCAGAAGATTTTGCACTTTCCCATCCAGGTGGAGCGCTCGGACGCAAACTATTACTAAAATTAGAAAACATCATGCATGTTGGTGATGAAGTGCCGTCGGTATTTGCTGACGCCAGTGTCAAAGATGCACTACTGGAAATCAGCCAAAAAGGATTGGGGATGACAGCGGTCGTAGACGAAGACCAGCATATCCTTGGTATCTTTACCGATGGTGACCTACGCCGATTACTCGACACTAAACTGGATATCCATAATGCGGTTATCGGTGATGTCATGAGCAAGAATCCAGCAACTGCTTCACCCGGTCTGCTTGCGGTTGAAGGTCTAAACATGATGCAAGAGAGAAGCATCACCGCTCTACTTCTTAGCCAACAAGGCAAGTTAGTCGGCGCACTCAATATGCATGATTTATTAAAAGCTGGGGTAATGTAACCTATGACTGAAATGATCAACACTCTATACGGCAGCGTCTCAAAGTCCGTATTTAACACCGCACAAGGTATTAAATTACTTATCTGCGATGTTGATGGCGTATTTTCAGACGGCCTGATTTATATGGGCAATGATGGCGAAGAGCTCAAAACGTTTCACACCCGTGACGGCTATGGCGTAAAGTCACTAATGAATGCAGGCATTGAGAT
Above is a genomic segment from Vibrio gallicus containing:
- a CDS encoding STAS domain-containing protein — its product is MKKENNMGQWSKTCNTEIQLIGVVDRSSVPKLWQQAQQWSWEVSSLSIDLNGIKSSDSSAMALLLHLIQHAKKNHCHIMLRSVPDKLLTLFEVSNALLLISDHLDQNIEG
- the mlaD gene encoding outer membrane lipid asymmetry maintenance protein MlaD; the protein is MNQTKKIELWVGTFMLIGIAALLVVIFKVADIKGIGDQSSYQLKAYFDNIGSLKVRSPVKIGGVVIGRVSDINLDTETYTPVVTLSISTKYGYFPDTSSAQILTSGLIGEQYISLVPGFVDEDVDTLHDGDVIEDTKSALVLENLIGQFLYNVGGDSGGK
- the pyrI gene encoding aspartate carbamoyltransferase regulatory subunit produces the protein MTNQTQLQVEAIKDGTVIDHIPAHVGIKVLKLFSMDKSNQRVTIGLNLPSSALGAKDLLKIENVFVTKEQANKLALYAPNATVNQIENYNVVKKLELELPQKVSGVFECPNSNCITHGEPVESHFNVIQKKDSIRLKCKYCEKVYSREVVTEL
- a CDS encoding RidA family protein, which produces MTKVLHTEQAPAAIGPYVQGVDLGNMVMTSGQIPVDPVTGEVSDNIAQQARQSLDNVKAVVEASGLSVTDIVKMTVFVKDLNDFAAVNEVYGKFFDEHKVANYPARSCVEVARLPKDVGIEIEAIAIRS
- the pyrB gene encoding aspartate carbamoyltransferase — encoded protein: MQNSLFNKHVISIPELSRDELELIVQTAGRLKADPMPSLLKNKVVASCFFEPSTRTRLSFETAIQRLGGSVIGFDNGGNTSLAKKGETLADSVQVISTYVDAYVMRHPQEGAARLASEFSKGVPVINAGDGSNQHPTQTLLDLFSIYETQGTLDNLNVAFVGDLKYGRTVHSLTQALAKFSNIRFFFIAPEALAMPEYISEELDEAGIEYSLHTDMESVIPDLDILYMTRVQKERFDESEYAHIKSAYILTAAMLKEAKSNLKVLHPLPRVDEITTDVDKTPHAYYFTQAENGVYAREALLALVLNEAL
- a CDS encoding calcium/sodium antiporter, which codes for MFEAVSFLIIGLLLLVWSADRLVYGSAALARNFGISPLVIGMTILAMGSSAPEMMVSATAALDGKTDTAIGNVLGSNIANIALILGITALVKPLSVSSGILKRELPLMILVTLVAGAIMWNDYLGRGEGLLLIGLFCCFILAMLHISRKEKLNGDVLITEQESEVPEGVDNKKAIFWVVVGLILLPISADLLVQNSVYIAKYFGMSDLVIGLTIIAIGTSLPELAASLAGVMKGEDDMAVGNIIGSNVFNILAVMGIPGIINPSILNENAMSRDYWVMLGVSVLLVVMAMGKSKKITRIEGGVLFTLFIAYQVYLFVNLTS
- the mlaE gene encoding lipid asymmetry maintenance ABC transporter permease subunit MlaE, which translates into the protein MIVNKIAQLGQSGIQAVTGLGRSLLMLVGALCSKPKPIANFPLLLKQLHAVGAQSLVIIVVSGLFIGMVLSLQGYVVLVDYGAEGSLGQMVALSLLRELGPVVTALLFAGRAGSALTAEIGLMKATEQLSSLEMMAIDPLKRVISPRFWAGVISMPLLTMIFVAVGIWGGQLVSVDWKGIDSGSFWSTMQSSVEFGRDIGNCLIKAFVFAITVTWIALFNGYDAKPTSEGISQATTRTVVHSSLAVLGLDFVLTALMFGN
- the ibaG gene encoding BolA family iron metabolism protein IbaG, which gives rise to MDSSQVKQLLDDALQLEEIHVKGEGSHYEVVAVDASFDGMSRVKKQQLIYAPLTEYIQRNDIHALSIKAFTPEEWQRDKKLMSL
- a CDS encoding ATP-binding cassette domain-containing protein, giving the protein MSAAKGSIQINHVSFSRGARKIFDEVSLDIKPGKITAIMGPSGIGKTTLLKIIGGQVLPDNGEVWFEDNQINTLSRSKLYQVRKRMSMLFQSGALFTDLSVFDNVAFPLREHTSLSESFIRTIVLLKLEAVGLRGASDLMPSELSGGMTRRVALARAIALDPEVVMYDEPFVGQDPITMGVLVELIKKLNQAMGITSIVVSHDVPEVMSIADYVYLLADGKVVAHGTPQQLRDMEDSRVTQFISGEADGVVPFAYPSLPLEQELRHDS
- the kdsD gene encoding arabinose-5-phosphate isomerase KdsD; its protein translation is MSGFNFKQAACEVLDIEVKGLQQLSQYFNAEFEQACTTILNNKEGKVVVMGMGKSGHIGKKIAATLASTGTSAFFVHPGEASHGDLGMIEANDIVLAISNSGESGEILSLFPVLKRLSIRIISMTGKPKSSMAKLADIHLCISVPQEACPIELAPTASTTATLVMGDALAMALMQARGFTAEDFALSHPGGALGRKLLLKLENIMHVGDEVPSVFADASVKDALLEISQKGLGMTAVVDEDQHILGIFTDGDLRRLLDTKLDIHNAVIGDVMSKNPATASPGLLAVEGLNMMQERSITALLLSQQGKLVGALNMHDLLKAGVM
- the murA gene encoding UDP-N-acetylglucosamine 1-carboxyvinyltransferase — protein: MEKFRVTGSSQPLSGEVSISGAKNAALPILFSAILAEKPAVIRNVPKLRDIDTTLALLQQLGASAEREGDTTNILVDASTINEYCAPYDLVKTMRASIWALGPLVARFGYGQVSLPGGCAIGARPVDLHIQGLESLGATIVLEDGYVKASVNGRLKGAHIIMDKVSVGATITIMSAATLAEGTTTLDNAAREPEIVDTAEFLIALGAKISGAGTDTITIEGVESLGGGEHTVVPDRIETGTFLVAAAVSGGKVVCRNTRASLLEAVLAKLDEAGAKVETGDDWISLDMTGRDLKAVTIRTAPHPGFPTDMQAQFTLLNMMAKGGGVITETIFENRFMHVPELQRMGAKAEIEGHTVICGDSEGLSGTQVMATDLRASASLVIAGCIAKGETIVDRIYHIDRGYDRIEDKLSLLGASIERFRG
- a CDS encoding 1-acylglycerol-3-phosphate O-acyltransferase; translation: MIALVRIVLVAIFAIFMFVFGCGYCLFSPRNPKHVFTFGRMFGAMHRVFGIKLELRLPEDAYKREQATYIANHQNSWDLFTVSSAVTPNVVTVGKKSLLWLPLFGQLYWLTGNILIDRANRSKAKGTIDQVVDKMKQTRLSVWMFPEGTRSRGRGLMPFKTGAFHAAIGAQTPIIPIVCSTTQDKIKLNRWNNGHVIIEMLPPVDSTEYKKSEVRNLAEKCRNSMKEKLESLDAEVDARNAQAGVKNR
- the mlaC gene encoding phospholipid-binding protein MlaC, giving the protein MKWITSFCAVMGLMLVSLSASANIDKTNPYTMMEQVGNSTFTRLKEQQNELRQQPESLKQVVEDEFMPYVNYRYAGLKVLGNHLKHAKREDVSEFLVAFRAYLVTSYAQVLTQYKDQQIKYAPHKPLKEGQRIVAIPVEILQVSRPPIKIEFKWRKDKRSGEWQAFDIVAEGISLLSSKQSEWGGKIRSNGLPAVTKELTRLAQTPIRYEKGK